A single region of the Cucumis melo cultivar AY chromosome 3, USDA_Cmelo_AY_1.0, whole genome shotgun sequence genome encodes:
- the LOC103496522 gene encoding transcription repressor OFP13-like — MGKKMKLLPSLFKNRQSPDRPWQWPLCGTSKTPSFRAPHHHQIFTTLNSTFFHNFLSDPIHTPDSWFANSSLFESARVSLSTEFEDDLELVIQGAKSERLIFEPGETNSILDQSRGGKSEGGKCESILRFEGSVVVLMAMESEDPYLDFRRSMEEMVECHGIRNWEWLEELLNWYLRMNGMKNHGYILGAFVDLLVDLGGADGSTDSTSIFSDDLIIQPHDRERCVV, encoded by the coding sequence ATGGGGAAGAAGATGAAACTACTTCCTTCTCTTTTCAAGAACCGACAATCGCCCGACCGGCCATGGCAATGGCCCTTGTGCGGAACTTCCAAAACCCCATCATTCAGAGCCCCCCACCACCATCAAATTTTCACTACACTCAACTCAACATTCTTCCACAATTTCCTCTCCGATCCAATCCACACTCCCGACTCTTGGTTCGCCAACTCCTCTCTCTTCGAATCCGCTAGGGTTTCGCTCTCGACCGAGTTCGAAGACGATTTGGAGTTGGTCATCCAAGGCGCAAAATCGGAGCGGTTGATCTTCGAACCTGGTGAAACGAATTCGATTTTGGACCAATCCAGAGGCGGGAAATCAGAAGGTGGAAAGTGTGAATCGATTCTTCGATTCGAAGGAAGTGTGGTCGTGTTAATGGCGATGGAATCGGAAGACCCGTACCTGGATTTTAGAAGATCGATGGAGGAGATGGTGGAGTGCCATGGAATTAGGAATTGGGAGTGGTTGGAAGAGTTGTTGAATTGGTATCTGAGAATGAATGGGATGAAGAATCATGGTTATATTTTAGGTGCTTTTGTTGATTTGCTTGTTGATCTTGGGGGCGCCGATGGTTCTACGGATTCCACCTCCATATTTTCCGATGATTTGATCATACAGCCCCATGATCGGGAGAGATGCGTCGTTTGA